In the Vogesella sp. XCS3 genome, TTGAATTCTTTGGCGACGCCACCAGCGCGCTCGATTTCACGCGCCACCAGCTGGCCCATATTGTGCAGGTGTACGTGGCCGGGCACGAACTGGGTAAAGCTGTTGGCAATAGCGATAATCGGCTTCTGGAAGTCTTCGTCCTTCATGCCGGTGGCGCGCCACAGCGCACGGGCACCGGCCATATTGCGGCCTGCAGTGGAGGTTTTGGAGCGGTATTGCGGCATGGCTTTATCCTTTGGGTCTCTTTGCCTACGCCACACGGGCGCAGCCTGAATCTTGTCCTGTTTGCGCGCATCGCCGCCTCTGTGAGCAGCTGGCAGGAACTTCCGGGTGCGTGAAGTTTCTGTTAATGGCACCATCCCGTCATGATCGCGTCGGGACGCCACCTGGCGCTTTCCGTATAATTTCGATCTTCCTTTTACCGCAAACGCACATTACTGACAAATGCTGATCCATCCTCAGTTTGACCCCGTCGCCATCCACCTGGGCCCGCTGGCCGTGCACTGGTACGGCCTGATGTACCTGCTGGGCTTTGGCCTGTTCCTGTGGCTGGGCAATCTGCGCGTGAAAAGCCAGCCGTGGAGCGGCTGGAGCGCCAAGGACCTGGACGACTTTCTCACCTGGGCAGTACTGGGTGTGGTGGTGGGCGGCCGCCTGGGCGAAGTGCTGTTCTACCAGCCCGGCTACTACCTGCAACACCCGGCAGAAATCCTGATGGTGTGGAAAGGCGGCATGAGCTTCCACGGCGGCTTTATCGGCGTACTGGTAGCCATGGCGCTGTTTGCGCGCAAGCAAGGCAGCAGTTTCTGGCGGGTAGCCGACTTTGTTGCCCCGCTGGTGCCCACCGGGTTGGCCGCAGGCCGCGTCGGCAACTTTATCAATGGCGAATTGTGGGGCCGCGTGGCACCGGCCGATCTGCCGTGGGCGATGATTTTCCCGCGCGTAGACATGCTGCCGCGCCACCCGTCGCAGCTGTATCAGGCGCTGCTGGAAGGCCTGGCGCTGTTTGTCATCCTGTGGCTGTTCTCGGCACGCCGCCGCCCGGTGGGCCAGGTGTCGGCGGTGTTCCTGATCGGCTACGGCAGCTTCCGTTTCATCGCCGAATACTTCCGCACCCCGGACGCCGGCATCTTCGGCCAGTCCGACGTAATCAGCATGGGCCAATGGCTGAGCCTGCCGATGATCGTGGCCGGTATCGCGCTGTACCGCTGGGCAGCGCGCCAGCCGCAAACTGCTTGAGGAGCCTGCGATGAAAGCCATCGTTCCCCTGCTGCTGTGCAGCCTGCTGGCCGGCTGCGCCACCTACCAGTGGCGCCACGGCGACGGCACCCGCAACTTTGACGCCGAAAGCTACCCGTGCAAACAGGAGGCCGCCAAAGCCTTCCCGCCGGACATGCGCGAACGCGTGGCGCGCGCTGCGTCGTTCCAGCCGCCGCGGCAGATCTGCGGCGCCAACAACCAGTGCACATGGACACCGGGCTATTGGGAGCCCGAGCGCCGCGAAAGCTTCGATGCCAACGCCGAGCAGCGCGAAGACATGTACAGCAGCTGCATGAAAGCCAAAGGCTGGGCCTACATACGCGTGGATTAAGCGACTGGCGCAAGGTTGGCCGCAACGAACAAGGCCCTGCCGCATGGCAGGGCCTTGTTGTTTTACCCGGCACCATTCTGGTCGACCGCCAGCGTCTAGCGCGGCGGGCACACCGGCCGCGCCGATAGCGGCGTAGACAGAATAATGCTGGTACGCGTCTCGCCCAGGTCGTTCAGGTGCGATACCAGCAATTCCAGATG is a window encoding:
- the lgt gene encoding prolipoprotein diacylglyceryl transferase; protein product: MLIHPQFDPVAIHLGPLAVHWYGLMYLLGFGLFLWLGNLRVKSQPWSGWSAKDLDDFLTWAVLGVVVGGRLGEVLFYQPGYYLQHPAEILMVWKGGMSFHGGFIGVLVAMALFARKQGSSFWRVADFVAPLVPTGLAAGRVGNFINGELWGRVAPADLPWAMIFPRVDMLPRHPSQLYQALLEGLALFVILWLFSARRRPVGQVSAVFLIGYGSFRFIAEYFRTPDAGIFGQSDVISMGQWLSLPMIVAGIALYRWAARQPQTA